The Caldisericum sp. genome segment CTCGTTAAGCAGGGTGGCTGTCACTAATTCTTTGGAAGGGGGTGGCTGAAATGCGCACAGAAGGTAAACACATTATTATGGATGCTTCTGGCTGTAGCCCGGAGCTCCTGAATGATTTGGATTACCTGAGGTCGCTTCTTGTTGAGGCGGCAAAAAAGGCTAATGCAACAGTTTTGAACGTTGCATTTCACCACTTTACTCCTCAGGGAGTTAGTGGGGTGGTGGTAATTTCCGAGTCTCACCTCTCAATCCACACATGGCCAGAGTATGGCTATGCGGCTCTGGATTTTTACACCTGCGGAGACATTGACCCGAAGGTTGCTTGCGAGTACGTTGCAGAGCATCTCAATGCTCAGTACGTCCAGACAACCGAGGTCTCCCGTGGAGAGGAACACGAGGGAAAATACCTGCACAAAGTTCGTTCAGTAAAAACCAAGGTGTATGGAAAAGAACTATCTTTACTTCCATGACAGGTTTGGAGGTGCAGAAGAACATCTCCATGGAGTCAGGAAAATCATTTATGAGATGAGGACTCCCTACCAGCACATCCAGGTGGTAGAGAGTCCTACCTTTGGAAAAATGCTCATTATCGATGGAGATGTTCAGTCCTCTCTTGTTGATGAGTACATTTATCATGAATCCCTTGTGCATCCTGCAATGCTATCCTGTGAATCGCCAAAAGTTGTTGTTATCCTTGGTGGTGGTGAAGGCTCCACTTTAAGAGAAGTCCTGAAGCATAAAAGCGTCTCAAAGGCAATTATGGTTGATATTGACAAGGACGCAACCGATATTGCAAAGCAGTTTATGAAGGAGTGGCACCAGGGTGCTTTTGATGACCCAAGAGCAACTCTTATCAACACAGATGCAAGGGCATTTGTTGAGACAAATCTTTCAAATAATTCAGTTGATGTTTTCATAAGCGACCTAACTGAGCCATACGAAGAAGGTCCTTCATATAAACTCTATTCCGTTGAATTTTACAAGACTATTTACGATAGGCTAAAAGAAAATGGCGTATTTGTTTTGCAGGCGTCCCTTTTGAGGGTCA includes the following:
- a CDS encoding fused MFS/spermidine synthase; translation: MEKNYLYFHDRFGGAEEHLHGVRKIIYEMRTPYQHIQVVESPTFGKMLIIDGDVQSSLVDEYIYHESLVHPAMLSCESPKVVVILGGGEGSTLREVLKHKSVSKAIMVDIDKDATDIAKQFMKEWHQGAFDDPRATLINTDARAFVETNLSNNSVDVFISDLTEPYEEGPSYKLYSVEFYKTIYDRLKENGVFVLQASLLRVTNYRMHTIIRNTLKKVFPIVRSYFSYVPSFDTTWGFIIASKKIDPKAFTKEQIDSMIKERISGTLRFYDGETHTALFNLPKDIRKLIEVETEVITDSHYIPLERKENL
- a CDS encoding S-adenosylmethionine decarboxylase proenzyme — translated: MRTEGKHIIMDASGCSPELLNDLDYLRSLLVEAAKKANATVLNVAFHHFTPQGVSGVVVISESHLSIHTWPEYGYAALDFYTCGDIDPKVACEYVAEHLNAQYVQTTEVSRGEEHEGKYLHKVRSVKTKVYGKELSLLP